One Streptomyces mobaraensis NBRC 13819 = DSM 40847 DNA segment encodes these proteins:
- a CDS encoding TetR/AcrR family transcriptional regulator, whose protein sequence is MPEEPAAPPVRRTRLTPEREAELYEAVLAILREVGYEALTMDAVAARTRSSKATLYRQWKGKPELVASALRHTKPITVADIDTGTLRGDLLALTACADPEQMERDAALMRGLGHAVHCNPDLHRALRELLIEPEKAALRLLLDRAVARGEIPADTPAMEFVAHTVLGAFITRPLIEDRPADTAYLARFIDAVVLPALGC, encoded by the coding sequence ATGCCCGAGGAACCCGCGGCGCCGCCGGTCCGCCGCACCCGGCTCACGCCGGAACGCGAGGCGGAGCTCTACGAGGCCGTCCTGGCGATCCTCCGCGAGGTCGGCTACGAGGCGCTGACCATGGACGCCGTGGCGGCCCGCACCCGGTCGAGCAAGGCGACCCTCTACCGCCAGTGGAAGGGCAAGCCGGAGCTGGTGGCGAGCGCGCTGCGGCACACCAAGCCGATTACGGTCGCGGACATCGACACCGGGACCCTGCGGGGCGACCTGCTGGCCCTGACGGCCTGCGCGGACCCCGAGCAGATGGAGCGGGACGCGGCTCTGATGCGGGGCCTCGGACACGCCGTCCACTGCAACCCCGACCTCCACCGTGCCCTGCGGGAGCTGCTGATCGAACCCGAGAAGGCGGCGCTCCGGCTGCTGCTCGACCGGGCCGTGGCACGCGGGGAGATCCCCGCCGACACCCCCGCGATGGAGTTCGTCGCGCACACCGTGCTCGGCGCCTTCATCACCCGCCCGCTGATCGAGGACCGGCCGGCGGACACCGCCTACCTCGCCCGCTTCATCGACGCCGTGGTGCTCCCCGCCCTCGGCTGCTGA
- a CDS encoding S41 family peptidase yields the protein MVSDAYLRYPHLHGDLLCFVAEDDLWLSPLPGADGGKDRAWRLTVDRTRLGHPRFSPDGTRIAFTSWRSLDPEVHLVPVDGGPARRLSYWGSTDARVCGWTPPGRDGGSDILAVSSHGQPFSYFSWAYRLPTDGSPGLRLPWGPVSDIAMRGGHGPGDAPGETLLLTGKPPHEPASWKRYRGGAMGRLWLMEKRLVPELNGHLDAVMFVGDRVAFLSDHEGVANLYSCRPDGTDLRRHTDHADFYARHASTDGSRVVYQCAGDLWLVDDLGPDAVPHRLDLRLGGPRAGRRTYQVQAASHVDALAVDTTGRASAVQVRGSLYWLTHRDGPARAIADTPGVRVRLPEMLGSTGRVAYVTDAEGEDAVEIARLPSAATAGEHRRLAAGRIGRVHEMLSSPDGSRLAIAAHDGRLLLVDTSDSAPEGEPAGEGGSAEVSGPSEVGELVRSDNGPVRDLAFSPDSGWLTWSHPGIGRSLRQIKIARLSDRMVVDVTNGRFEDEQPVFTRDGRYLAFLSWRGFDPVYDVHTGDLSFPLGCRPYLVPLSSATPSPFALTAEGRPAGGGLDVSDTAGAETGGPLTVETEGLENRVTPFPVAASKYSHLRPVHGGGLVWLRWPISGALGETFANPADTSGRPTLEHFDLCKAKRTELTASLDWFEVSGDGSRLVVNDEGDLRAVPATESGDPDSVVHIDMRRILHEVDPAAEWRQAYAEAGRIVRSYFWEPGMGGVDWDAILEQYRPLVERVASPDDFADLLREVLGELGTSHAYVIGSRRNEGPPHYQRAIGLLGANLVRLKDGRWAVRRILPGDSSDSKARSPLAGSGIREGAVLTHVDGRPVDPVTGPYPLLAAAGGTTVELTFAPAEGEGPARRVAVVPLVDERPLRYQDWVAKRRAVVRELSGGKCGYLHIPDMGGSGWAQFNRDLRMEMSRPALIVDVRGNAGGNISELVVEKLTRTIIGWDLTRGAQPVSYASNAPRGPVVAIADEMTSSDGDMITAAFKLQGIGPVVGLRTWGGVIGMTGRHRLGDGTAITVPMNAAWFDAYGWDVENHGVEPDIEVDRTPVDWAEGRHKQLDDAVRLALDLLERHGATTPPDYTAVPNRARPELPPRT from the coding sequence GTGGTGAGCGATGCCTACCTGAGGTACCCCCATCTCCACGGCGATCTGCTCTGTTTCGTCGCGGAGGACGACCTGTGGCTGTCCCCGCTGCCGGGGGCGGACGGCGGCAAGGACCGCGCGTGGCGGCTGACCGTCGACCGCACCCGGCTGGGCCACCCGCGGTTCTCCCCCGACGGCACCCGGATCGCCTTCACCAGCTGGCGCAGCCTCGACCCCGAGGTGCACCTCGTCCCCGTGGACGGCGGCCCGGCCCGCAGACTGTCCTACTGGGGCAGTACCGACGCCCGGGTCTGCGGCTGGACGCCGCCGGGCCGCGACGGCGGCAGCGACATCCTCGCCGTCTCCTCCCACGGCCAGCCCTTCTCGTACTTCTCCTGGGCCTACCGGCTGCCGACCGACGGCAGCCCCGGCCTCCGCCTGCCGTGGGGCCCGGTGTCCGACATCGCGATGCGCGGCGGGCACGGCCCCGGCGACGCGCCCGGCGAGACGCTGCTGCTCACCGGCAAACCGCCGCACGAGCCGGCCTCCTGGAAGCGGTACCGGGGCGGGGCCATGGGACGGCTGTGGCTGATGGAGAAGCGGCTGGTACCGGAGCTGAACGGCCACCTGGACGCGGTGATGTTCGTCGGCGACCGGGTCGCGTTCCTCTCCGACCACGAGGGCGTCGCCAACCTCTACTCCTGCCGCCCCGACGGCACCGACCTGCGCCGCCACACCGACCATGCCGACTTCTACGCCCGGCACGCCTCCACCGACGGCAGCCGGGTCGTCTACCAGTGCGCGGGCGACCTGTGGCTGGTGGACGACCTCGGCCCGGACGCCGTCCCGCACCGGCTGGACCTCCGGCTCGGCGGTCCGCGCGCCGGGCGGCGCACGTACCAGGTGCAGGCCGCCTCGCACGTCGACGCGCTGGCCGTGGACACCACGGGCCGGGCCAGCGCCGTCCAGGTGCGCGGCAGCCTCTACTGGCTGACCCACCGCGACGGTCCGGCGCGGGCCATCGCCGACACCCCGGGCGTCCGGGTCCGGCTGCCCGAGATGCTCGGCTCGACGGGCCGGGTCGCGTACGTCACCGACGCGGAGGGCGAGGACGCCGTCGAGATCGCCCGGCTGCCGAGCGCGGCGACGGCGGGGGAGCACCGGCGGCTGGCGGCGGGGCGGATCGGGCGGGTGCACGAGATGCTGTCCTCCCCGGACGGCTCGCGGCTGGCGATCGCGGCGCACGACGGACGGCTGCTGCTGGTGGACACATCGGACAGCGCGCCGGAGGGCGAACCGGCGGGGGAAGGCGGCTCGGCGGAAGTCAGCGGCCCCTCCGAGGTCGGCGAACTCGTCCGCTCCGACAACGGCCCCGTCCGCGACCTGGCCTTCTCCCCCGACTCCGGCTGGCTGACCTGGTCCCACCCGGGCATCGGCCGCTCGCTGCGGCAGATCAAGATCGCGCGCCTCTCCGACCGGATGGTCGTGGACGTCACCAACGGCCGCTTCGAGGACGAACAACCGGTCTTCACCCGCGACGGCCGCTACCTCGCCTTCCTCTCCTGGCGTGGCTTCGACCCGGTGTACGACGTGCACACCGGCGACCTGTCGTTCCCACTGGGCTGCCGCCCCTACCTCGTCCCGCTCTCCTCGGCGACCCCCTCGCCGTTCGCGCTGACGGCGGAGGGGCGGCCGGCCGGGGGCGGGCTGGACGTCAGCGACACGGCCGGCGCGGAGACCGGGGGGCCGCTGACCGTGGAGACGGAGGGACTGGAGAACCGTGTGACGCCGTTCCCGGTGGCCGCCTCCAAGTACTCGCACCTCCGCCCGGTGCACGGCGGCGGACTGGTGTGGCTGCGCTGGCCCATCTCCGGCGCCCTCGGCGAGACCTTCGCCAACCCCGCCGACACCTCCGGCCGCCCCACGCTCGAACACTTCGACCTGTGCAAGGCCAAGCGCACCGAACTGACCGCGTCCCTCGACTGGTTCGAGGTCAGCGGCGACGGATCCCGCCTCGTCGTCAACGACGAGGGCGACCTGCGGGCCGTGCCCGCCACCGAGTCCGGGGACCCCGACTCCGTCGTCCACATCGACATGCGCCGCATCCTGCACGAGGTGGACCCGGCCGCCGAGTGGCGGCAGGCGTACGCGGAGGCGGGCCGGATCGTCCGGTCCTACTTCTGGGAGCCCGGCATGGGAGGCGTCGACTGGGACGCGATCCTGGAGCAGTACCGTCCGCTGGTCGAACGCGTCGCCTCCCCCGACGACTTCGCCGACCTGCTCCGCGAGGTGCTGGGCGAACTGGGCACCTCCCACGCGTACGTCATCGGCTCCCGCCGCAACGAGGGACCGCCGCACTACCAGCGCGCCATCGGCCTCCTCGGCGCCAACCTCGTCCGGCTCAAGGACGGCCGCTGGGCGGTACGCCGCATCCTGCCCGGCGACTCGTCGGACTCCAAGGCCCGCTCCCCGCTGGCCGGTTCGGGCATCCGCGAGGGCGCCGTCCTGACGCACGTGGACGGCCGGCCGGTCGACCCGGTCACCGGCCCGTACCCGCTGCTGGCCGCGGCCGGGGGGACCACCGTCGAGCTGACCTTCGCCCCGGCGGAGGGCGAGGGACCGGCCCGCCGGGTGGCGGTGGTGCCGCTGGTCGACGAACGCCCGCTCCGCTACCAGGACTGGGTGGCCAAGCGCCGCGCGGTCGTCCGCGAACTGAGCGGCGGCAAATGCGGCTACCTGCACATCCCCGACATGGGCGGCTCCGGCTGGGCCCAGTTCAACCGCGACCTGCGGATGGAGATGTCCCGGCCCGCCCTCATCGTGGACGTCCGCGGCAACGCGGGCGGCAACATCAGCGAACTGGTCGTGGAGAAGCTCACCCGCACGATCATCGGCTGGGACCTCACCCGGGGCGCGCAGCCGGTGAGTTACGCCTCCAACGCGCCGCGCGGCCCGGTCGTCGCCATCGCCGACGAGATGACGTCCTCCGACGGCGACATGATCACCGCCGCGTTCAAGCTCCAGGGCATCGGACCGGTCGTGGGCCTGCGCACCTGGGGCGGCGTCATCGGCATGACGGGCCGGCACCGGCTCGGGGACGGGACGGCGATCACCGTGCCGATGAACGCCGCCTGGTTCGACGCGTACGGCTGGGACGTCGAGAACCACGGCGTGGAGCCGGACATCGAGGTGGACCGGACACCGGTGGACTGGGCCGAGGGCCGCCACAAGCAACTCGACGACGCGGTCCGGCTGGCCCTGGACCTCCTGGAACGCCACGGCGCGACCACCCCACCGGACTACACCGCCGTCCCGAACCGCGCCCGGCCGGAACTCCCGCCGCGTACTTAG
- a CDS encoding SDR family oxidoreductase has protein sequence MSAAYRRSGLAGQVVVVTGAARGVGESLARKLSARGARLALVGLEPDELRRVAGGLRTDVGCWTADVTDQEAMERVAHEARARFGRIDTVVANAGVAAGGPFDGCDFAVWRRVVEVNLIGSAVTGRAFLPALLDSRGYLLQIASFAAVAPAPMMTAYCASKAGAEAYAHGLRAEVGHRGVRVGVGYLSWTETDMVRGADENAVMREMRRRLPWPANRTYPLDPAVERLVAGIERRSAHVYAQGWLRGAQSVRAALPGLIAFGARREMRRFGPRLASARTPGLLGAGGAADAAGRRVSTEGH, from the coding sequence ATGAGCGCGGCGTACCGCCGGAGCGGCCTCGCCGGGCAGGTCGTCGTCGTGACGGGCGCGGCCCGTGGGGTGGGGGAGTCCCTGGCCCGCAAGCTGTCGGCGCGAGGGGCGCGGCTCGCCCTCGTCGGGCTGGAGCCGGACGAACTGCGCCGCGTGGCGGGCGGGTTGCGGACGGACGTGGGGTGCTGGACCGCCGACGTCACCGACCAGGAGGCCATGGAGCGGGTCGCCCACGAGGCCCGGGCGCGCTTCGGGCGGATCGACACCGTCGTCGCCAATGCCGGTGTCGCCGCCGGCGGTCCCTTCGACGGCTGCGACTTCGCCGTCTGGCGGCGGGTCGTCGAGGTCAACCTGATCGGCTCCGCCGTCACCGGCCGCGCCTTCCTGCCGGCCCTCCTGGACAGCCGCGGCTACCTGTTGCAGATCGCCTCGTTCGCCGCGGTCGCGCCCGCGCCGATGATGACCGCGTACTGCGCGTCCAAGGCGGGAGCGGAGGCGTACGCGCACGGGTTGCGCGCCGAGGTCGGGCACCGGGGCGTACGTGTCGGCGTGGGGTATCTGAGCTGGACGGAGACCGACATGGTGCGCGGCGCCGACGAGAACGCCGTGATGCGGGAGATGCGGCGGCGGCTGCCGTGGCCGGCGAACCGGACGTACCCGCTCGATCCGGCCGTCGAGCGGCTGGTGGCGGGCATCGAGCGGCGCTCGGCGCACGTGTACGCCCAGGGGTGGCTGCGCGGCGCCCAGTCGGTGCGGGCGGCGCTGCCCGGGCTGATCGCGTTCGGGGCGCGGCGCGAGATGCGGCGGTTCGGGCCCCGGCTGGCCTCGGCGAGGACGCCGGGGCTGCTGGGGGCGGGAGGGGCCGCCGATGCCGCCGGGCGCCGCGTGAGTACGGAGGGTCACTGA
- a CDS encoding flavin-containing monooxygenase — protein sequence MAEHVRVAVIGSGFGGLGAAVRLRREGVTDFVVLERADAIGGTWRDNTYPGCACDVPSHLYSFSFAPNPEWPRNFSGQPHIRAYLERVTDTYGLRPHLRLNSEVRSARWDAERMRWELDTASGAYTADVVVSATGPLSDPRLPEIPGLDAFPGPVFHSARWDHGVDLRGKRVAVVGTGASAIQIVPAIQPEVSRLTLFQRTPAWVLPRADRRITGVERWLHGKVPATRAARRGMLWGIRELQVGAFTKRPDRLGFVEAVAKAHLRRAVKDPELRARLTPDYRIGCKRILLSNDYYPALTRANVDVVASGLAEVRGSGLVAADGTRVEADALVFGTGFRVTDMPIARRITGADGVTLAETWKDGMAALRGTTAAGFPNLLFIIGPNTGLGNSSMILMIESQLNYLADFLRQLDVLGGRTALVARPSAVNAWNRGIQRRMERTVWNTGGCDSWYLDSEGRNTTAWPGTTAEFRRVTRRVDLQEYQVLREPRRPRTQAPAGLGEGAVAR from the coding sequence ATGGCCGAGCACGTGCGCGTGGCGGTGATCGGGTCCGGGTTCGGGGGGCTGGGGGCGGCCGTGCGGCTCCGGCGGGAGGGGGTGACGGACTTCGTCGTCCTGGAACGGGCCGACGCGATCGGCGGGACCTGGCGGGACAACACCTATCCCGGGTGTGCCTGCGATGTCCCGTCGCATCTCTATTCCTTCTCCTTCGCGCCCAACCCCGAGTGGCCGCGCAACTTCTCGGGGCAGCCGCACATACGGGCCTACCTGGAACGCGTCACCGACACCTACGGGCTCCGGCCGCACCTCCGGCTGAACTCCGAGGTCAGGTCGGCGCGGTGGGACGCCGAGCGGATGCGCTGGGAGCTGGACACCGCCTCCGGGGCGTACACCGCCGACGTCGTCGTCTCCGCCACCGGGCCGCTCTCCGACCCGCGGCTGCCGGAGATCCCCGGGCTGGACGCGTTCCCCGGGCCCGTCTTCCACTCCGCCCGCTGGGACCACGGCGTCGACCTGCGCGGCAAGCGCGTCGCCGTGGTCGGTACCGGGGCGTCGGCGATCCAGATCGTCCCCGCGATCCAGCCGGAGGTCTCCCGGCTCACCCTCTTCCAGCGCACCCCGGCCTGGGTGCTGCCCCGGGCCGACCGGCGGATCACCGGCGTGGAGCGGTGGCTGCACGGCAAGGTGCCGGCGACGCGGGCCGCCCGGCGCGGGATGCTGTGGGGGATACGGGAGTTGCAGGTGGGGGCGTTCACCAAGCGGCCGGACCGGCTCGGTTTCGTCGAGGCGGTCGCCAAGGCGCACCTGCGCCGCGCCGTGAAGGACCCGGAGCTGCGCGCCCGGCTCACCCCCGACTACCGCATCGGCTGCAAGCGGATCCTGCTCTCCAACGACTACTACCCGGCGTTGACCAGGGCGAACGTCGATGTCGTGGCGTCCGGGCTGGCCGAGGTGCGCGGGTCCGGGCTGGTCGCCGCCGACGGGACGCGGGTCGAGGCCGACGCGCTCGTCTTCGGCACCGGGTTCCGGGTGACCGACATGCCGATCGCCCGGCGGATCACCGGTGCCGACGGCGTGACGCTCGCCGAGACGTGGAAGGACGGCATGGCCGCGCTGCGCGGCACCACCGCCGCCGGGTTCCCCAACCTCCTCTTCATCATCGGGCCCAACACCGGCCTCGGGAACAGCTCGATGATCCTGATGATCGAGTCGCAGCTGAACTACCTGGCCGACTTCCTCCGGCAACTCGACGTCCTCGGCGGCCGGACCGCGCTCGTCGCCCGGCCGTCCGCCGTCAACGCCTGGAACCGCGGCATCCAGCGGCGGATGGAGCGGACCGTGTGGAACACCGGTGGGTGCGACAGCTGGTACCTCGACTCCGAAGGCCGTAACACCACCGCCTGGCCGGGTACGACCGCCGAGTTCCGCCGGGTCACCCGGCGGGTGGACCTCCAGGAGTACCAGGTGCTGCGGGAACCGCGACGGCCTCGTACGCAGGCCCCGGCGGGGCTGGGCGAAGGGGCGGTGGCGCGATGA
- a CDS encoding MerR family transcriptional regulator — protein sequence MSTDETEGAGGRDTTPGKREYRMADLAREAGITVRTLRFYRERGLVPPPRREGRIAWYDGTHLTRLRTITALLERGHTLGGIADLLAAFEGGRDVAELLGLDGASPTPWSRETPVRLGAEELADTFAGQVTAENLAAALDIGYLAVDGEEFVHVSRRLLDASTELVRAGVPLSAVLEAGRRVRAHADALAEIFADLIRTHARPEHTVRTLEQLRPVSQTVVDAEVSMAMDRHIRANADTWTQDTAPREDATHRGTTST from the coding sequence GTGAGCACCGACGAGACCGAGGGAGCCGGGGGACGGGACACCACCCCCGGGAAGCGCGAGTACCGGATGGCCGACCTCGCCCGCGAGGCGGGCATCACCGTCCGCACGCTGCGCTTCTACCGCGAGCGCGGACTCGTCCCGCCGCCGCGCCGGGAGGGCCGCATCGCCTGGTACGACGGCACCCACCTCACCCGCCTCCGCACCATCACCGCCCTCCTGGAGCGCGGCCACACCCTGGGCGGCATCGCGGACCTCCTGGCCGCCTTCGAGGGCGGCCGGGACGTGGCCGAACTGCTCGGCCTGGACGGCGCGTCACCCACCCCTTGGTCCCGCGAGACCCCGGTCCGCCTGGGCGCGGAGGAACTGGCGGACACCTTCGCGGGCCAGGTCACGGCCGAGAACCTCGCCGCCGCGCTCGACATCGGCTACCTCGCCGTGGACGGCGAGGAGTTCGTCCACGTCAGCCGCCGCCTCCTGGACGCGTCGACCGAACTCGTCCGCGCCGGCGTCCCCTTGTCGGCCGTCCTGGAAGCGGGCCGCCGCGTCCGAGCCCACGCCGACGCCCTGGCCGAAATCTTCGCCGACCTCATCCGCACCCACGCCCGCCCCGAGCACACGGTACGCACCCTGGAACAACTGCGCCCGGTCTCCCAGACGGTGGTCGACGCGGAGGTCTCCATGGCCATGGACCGCCACATAAGAGCCAACGCCGACACCTGGACCCAGGACACCGCCCCACGGGAGGACGCGACTCACCGCGGCACGACCTCCACGTGA
- a CDS encoding carbonic anhydrase: MDRAGHPNRRALLAGGLASAAAVLAGCSSPRASSAPADTSPSPSASPQPSPTTPAAAFARLMEGNKRWVSGNLRHPDRDPDRRQLVSLTQEPFGAILSCIDSRVPPELLFDTGLGDLYVMRTGGEAVGPVVTGSVEYGPMTSGTPLVVVLGHQRCGAVKAAYESLRDGKPLPGNLQAIVDALRPAYDRAVREGGADPVETMARAQVELTAAGLRSNQDLAPLVKKGLLAVVGAYYSLDTGTVDVLAGAPS; encoded by the coding sequence ATGGACAGAGCGGGACATCCGAACCGCAGGGCGCTGCTCGCCGGCGGGCTCGCGAGCGCCGCCGCCGTGCTCGCGGGGTGCTCCTCACCGAGGGCCTCCTCAGCGCCGGCCGACACGTCACCGAGCCCGAGCGCGAGTCCGCAACCGAGCCCCACCACGCCCGCCGCGGCGTTCGCGAGGCTGATGGAGGGCAACAAGCGCTGGGTGAGCGGAAACCTGCGCCACCCCGACCGCGACCCGGACCGGCGTCAGCTGGTGAGCCTCACGCAGGAGCCCTTCGGCGCGATCCTCTCGTGCATCGACTCCCGAGTGCCGCCCGAGCTGCTCTTCGACACCGGGCTGGGCGATCTCTACGTGATGCGTACGGGCGGAGAGGCGGTCGGCCCGGTGGTCACCGGTTCCGTCGAGTACGGGCCCATGACCAGCGGCACTCCGCTCGTCGTCGTCCTCGGGCACCAGCGCTGCGGCGCCGTCAAGGCGGCGTACGAGTCCCTCCGCGACGGCAAACCGCTGCCCGGCAACCTGCAGGCGATCGTCGACGCCCTGCGGCCGGCGTACGACCGGGCGGTCCGGGAGGGCGGCGCCGACCCGGTCGAGACCATGGCCCGTGCCCAGGTCGAGCTGACCGCCGCCGGCCTGCGTTCCAACCAGGACCTCGCCCCTCTCGTGAAGAAGGGTCTCCTCGCCGTGGTCGGCGCCTACTACTCGCTCGACACCGGCACGGTGGACGTCCTGGCCGGCGCCCCCTCCTGA
- a CDS encoding exodeoxyribonuclease III → MLSLTVTSVNVNGLRAAAKKGFVEWLAATDADVVCLQEVRAEPQQLPDEVREPEGWHAFHAPAAAKGRAGVSVYSRREPDAVRVGFGSAEFDGTGRYLEIDLPGVTVASLYLPSGEVGTERQDEKERFMDAFLPYLVSLKARAAADGREVLVCGDWNIAHQEADLKNWKANRKSAGFLPEERAWLTKVFEEYVDVVRAKHPDVAGPYSWWSYRGRAFDNDSGWRIDYHVATPGLAQRALKAHVERAASHAERWSDHAPVTVVYGG, encoded by the coding sequence ATGCTCTCCCTGACTGTGACGTCCGTGAACGTGAACGGCCTGCGCGCCGCCGCCAAGAAGGGCTTCGTGGAGTGGCTGGCGGCGACCGACGCCGACGTCGTCTGCCTCCAGGAAGTCCGCGCCGAGCCGCAGCAGCTCCCCGACGAGGTGCGCGAGCCCGAGGGCTGGCACGCCTTCCACGCGCCCGCCGCGGCCAAGGGCCGGGCCGGCGTCTCCGTCTACTCCCGGCGCGAGCCCGACGCCGTACGGGTCGGATTCGGCTCCGCCGAGTTCGACGGCACCGGCCGCTACCTGGAGATCGACCTCCCGGGCGTCACCGTCGCCAGCCTCTACCTGCCCTCGGGCGAGGTGGGCACCGAGCGGCAGGACGAGAAGGAGCGCTTCATGGACGCGTTCCTCCCCTACCTCGTCTCCCTGAAGGCCCGCGCCGCGGCGGACGGCCGCGAGGTCCTCGTCTGCGGCGACTGGAACATCGCCCACCAGGAGGCCGACCTCAAGAACTGGAAGGCCAACCGCAAGAGCGCCGGCTTCCTCCCCGAGGAGCGCGCCTGGCTCACCAAGGTCTTCGAGGAGTACGTGGACGTCGTCCGCGCCAAGCACCCCGACGTCGCCGGCCCCTACTCCTGGTGGTCCTACCGCGGCCGCGCCTTCGACAACGACTCCGGCTGGCGCATCGACTACCACGTCGCGACCCCGGGCCTCGCGCAGCGGGCGCTCAAGGCACACGTGGAGCGGGCGGCCTCGCACGCGGAACGGTGGAGCGACCATGCGCCGGTGACGGTGGTGTACGGGGGGTAG
- a CDS encoding GNAT family N-acetyltransferase, producing the protein MRILPVSFGHPDAVKLSDEVQLEYQARYGDEGDLTPLEPAHFAPPRGLYLIAYEDDGTPVATGGWRAQDRNDEGYADGDAELKRMYVVPAARGRGLARRILALLEEDARAAGRVRMVLETGTEQPEAIALYTSSGYAPAERKFGFYREYEASRCFTKPLRRGAVPSAVGTGTGGAVR; encoded by the coding sequence ATGCGGATTCTGCCCGTGTCCTTCGGCCATCCGGACGCCGTGAAACTCAGCGATGAAGTGCAACTGGAGTACCAGGCGCGCTACGGCGACGAGGGCGACCTCACCCCCTTGGAGCCCGCGCACTTCGCCCCGCCGCGTGGCCTATATCTCATCGCGTACGAGGACGACGGCACCCCCGTGGCCACCGGCGGCTGGCGCGCGCAGGACCGCAACGACGAGGGGTACGCGGACGGCGACGCCGAGCTCAAGCGGATGTACGTGGTGCCGGCCGCGCGGGGGCGCGGGCTGGCGCGGCGGATCCTCGCGCTGCTGGAGGAGGACGCGCGGGCGGCGGGCCGGGTGCGGATGGTCCTGGAGACCGGGACGGAGCAGCCGGAGGCGATCGCCCTCTACACGTCGAGCGGCTACGCGCCGGCGGAGCGGAAGTTCGGCTTCTACCGGGAGTACGAGGCGAGCCGCTGCTTCACCAAGCCGCTGCGGCGCGGGGCTGTCCCGTCCGCCGTCGGGACGGGGACCGGCGGCGCCGTCCGCTAG